A window of Actinobacillus suis ATCC 33415 contains these coding sequences:
- a CDS encoding bifunctional metallophosphatase/5'-nucleotidase, whose product MKKVLSTLFVLSAASVAVAKEVNIKFLGTSDVHGRIVPWNYGADIEDKSGSYAQISTYVKEVRQNNKNVVLVDIGDAIQDNQVEVFAKTKKYYKDNPVPKVLNEMKYDYFILGNHEFNFGMTALNEIIKDINAKVLTANFYYKKDGKRYVTATDIIEKDGVKLGLIGLTTPMSATFEKDTHHLDEMKFSSPSEEAKAQIAELKAKGVDAIIVLAHMGIENENNIPDTGVADLVNNVEGIDVIIAGHMHKNVSAETIKNTLITEPHRYGTVVSEVDLAFDVADDGKVKLLSKNAKTVPVKALASDPAIEKIYQPYHDELRRLNNVKIGETAQTMIPQGKNHGVAIAFTQDTGLSSLINDVQQHYSKADVVSFAFDHQTVRLDKGDIKKKDIIYNYRYAGGDVSVYEVTGKQLKAYMNWSADYFDTIQPQDKDYRINEKRGKSKYVTFDIFGGVEFNIDLRKPSGEKIVDLSLANGTAITDDSKIKLGMNSYRYEQLIKKGGVWEGQQIPVLWESKVAMGSEAGTIQNMMIDYISNVKKGKVEGVSHNRWKIVGLE is encoded by the coding sequence ATGAAAAAAGTACTCAGTACTTTATTTGTATTGTCTGCGGCGAGCGTTGCAGTCGCTAAAGAAGTGAATATTAAATTTTTAGGCACATCGGATGTTCACGGGCGTATCGTACCTTGGAACTATGGCGCGGATATTGAGGACAAATCCGGTTCTTACGCGCAAATTTCCACCTATGTAAAAGAGGTACGCCAAAATAATAAAAATGTAGTATTAGTCGATATCGGTGATGCGATTCAAGACAACCAAGTGGAAGTTTTTGCTAAAACGAAAAAATACTACAAAGACAACCCGGTTCCTAAAGTATTAAACGAAATGAAATACGACTATTTCATTTTAGGTAACCATGAATTTAACTTCGGTATGACCGCTTTAAATGAAATCATTAAAGACATTAATGCCAAAGTATTAACTGCCAACTTCTACTACAAAAAAGATGGTAAGCGTTACGTTACCGCCACCGATATTATTGAAAAAGACGGTGTAAAACTCGGTTTAATCGGTTTAACCACACCAATGTCGGCAACCTTCGAAAAAGATACCCATCACCTTGATGAGATGAAATTCAGCTCACCAAGCGAAGAAGCGAAGGCACAAATTGCCGAGTTAAAAGCGAAAGGGGTTGATGCGATTATCGTGTTAGCGCATATGGGGATTGAAAACGAAAATAATATCCCTGATACCGGCGTGGCGGATTTAGTCAATAACGTGGAAGGCATTGATGTGATTATCGCCGGTCATATGCACAAAAACGTCTCAGCGGAAACCATCAAAAATACACTGATTACCGAACCGCACCGCTACGGCACGGTGGTTTCAGAAGTGGATTTAGCCTTTGATGTCGCAGATGATGGCAAAGTGAAATTACTTTCAAAAAATGCAAAAACCGTACCGGTTAAAGCATTGGCTTCAGATCCTGCAATCGAAAAAATTTATCAACCATATCATGACGAATTACGCCGTTTGAACAATGTGAAAATCGGTGAAACCGCACAAACCATGATTCCGCAAGGTAAAAATCACGGCGTAGCGATTGCCTTCACGCAAGATACCGGTTTATCTTCATTGATTAATGACGTGCAACAACATTACAGTAAAGCGGACGTCGTGTCTTTTGCCTTCGACCACCAAACCGTGCGTTTAGACAAAGGCGATATTAAGAAAAAAGATATTATCTATAACTATCGCTATGCGGGTGGTGATGTGAGCGTGTACGAAGTGACCGGCAAACAGCTCAAGGCATATATGAACTGGTCGGCAGATTACTTCGATACAATTCAGCCGCAAGATAAAGACTACCGTATCAATGAAAAACGCGGTAAATCGAAATATGTTACGTTTGATATTTTCGGCGGCGTAGAATTCAATATTGATTTACGCAAACCAAGCGGCGAGAAAATTGTTGATCTTAGCCTTGCCAACGGCACCGCAATCACTGATGACAGCAAAATCAAACTCGGTATGAACTCATATCGTTATGAGCAGCTCATCAAAAAAGGCGGCGTATGGGAAGGACAACAAATCCCAGTATTATGGGAATCTAAAGTCGCAATGGGCAGCGAAGCCGGCACCATTCAAAATATGATGATCGATTACATCTCTAACGTGAAAAAAGGCAAAGTTGAAGGCGTGTCTCACAACCGCTGGAAAATTGTCGGTTTAGAGTAA
- a CDS encoding FAD-dependent oxidoreductase: protein MKTQDIIIIGGGMVGAAAALGLAKQGLNIALIEKKPLPSFDTNAAYDLRISAISITSVKLLEELGAWQAISQMRVCPYDGLETWEIEGFNTAFHAAEIGLDKLGFMVENNAIQLGLWQALNQYPNCRQAVGFSQISANYHEQLWTVTVDEQTFTAPLLIAADGANSQVRSWASIGLTSWQYRQHCLLATVKTELPQQSVTWQQFFPSGPRAFLPLSDHNGCIVWYDAPQRITQLKQLSSEKLTAEIQQHFPARLGKVEVVNAASFPLTRQHAQHYVKNGVVLIGDAAHTINPLAGQGVNLGFKDVQVLLEVIEQAVKKGENFANEVVLKRYEHKRKPDNLLMQTGMDVFYKAFKTELLPVKVARNLGLVLAEKITPIKKKALRYAIGL from the coding sequence ATGAAAACACAGGATATTATCATTATCGGTGGCGGTATGGTCGGGGCAGCGGCGGCGCTCGGCTTAGCGAAGCAGGGGTTAAATATCGCATTAATCGAAAAAAAACCGCTTCCCTCATTTGATACGAATGCCGCTTATGATTTGCGTATTTCCGCTATTAGTATTACCTCGGTCAAACTGCTTGAAGAACTGGGCGCTTGGCAGGCAATCAGCCAAATGCGAGTTTGCCCGTATGACGGTTTGGAAACTTGGGAAATCGAAGGATTTAATACTGCCTTTCATGCAGCGGAAATCGGCTTGGATAAGCTCGGCTTTATGGTGGAAAATAATGCGATTCAGCTCGGTTTATGGCAAGCCTTAAACCAGTATCCAAACTGCCGACAAGCGGTCGGATTTTCGCAAATTTCTGCAAATTATCATGAACAATTATGGACGGTAACCGTTGATGAGCAAACATTTACCGCTCCACTACTGATTGCGGCGGACGGCGCAAACTCACAAGTGCGTAGCTGGGCGAGTATTGGGCTAACCAGCTGGCAATATCGCCAACATTGTTTACTTGCCACGGTGAAAACCGAATTACCGCAACAATCGGTCACATGGCAACAATTCTTCCCGAGCGGCCCTCGTGCATTTTTACCTCTATCAGATCACAACGGTTGTATCGTGTGGTATGACGCACCGCAACGTATTACCCAACTAAAACAACTGTCTTCAGAAAAACTCACTGCTGAAATTCAGCAACATTTCCCTGCTCGTTTAGGCAAAGTGGAAGTAGTCAATGCCGCCAGTTTTCCGCTGACTCGCCAACACGCTCAACATTATGTCAAAAACGGCGTGGTATTGATTGGCGATGCGGCGCACACTATTAATCCGCTTGCCGGACAAGGGGTTAATCTCGGTTTTAAAGATGTGCAAGTATTATTAGAAGTGATTGAACAAGCGGTCAAAAAAGGCGAAAACTTTGCAAATGAAGTGGTGCTTAAACGTTATGAACATAAACGTAAACCCGATAATTTATTGATGCAAACCGGTATGGATGTTTTTTATAAGGCATTCAAAACCGAGTTATTGCCAGTAAAAGTCGCCCGAAATTTAGGCTTGGTACTGGCGGAAAAAATCACACCTATCAAGAAAAAAGCATTGCGCTATGCGATAGGTTTATAG
- a CDS encoding YifB family Mg chelatase-like AAA ATPase — MSLAIVYSRASIGVEAPLVTIEVHLSNGKPGLTIVGLPETTVKEAGDRVRSALMNANFMYPPQRITINLAPADLPKEGGRFDLPIAIGILAASGQMDSDRLKQFEFLGELALTGTLRGVHGVIPAVISAEKAKRQMIIARPNVNEASLVSNAETYFASSLLQVVNFMNKRDSLPIAQQIPQKTQEIQPLVKRDLTDIIGQQHAKRALMIAAAGQHNLLFLGPPGTGKTMLASRLADLLPAMSDDEAIETASVTSLVQNELNFHNWKERPFRAPHHSASMVALVGGGSIPKPGEISLAHNGVLFLDELPEFERKVLDALRQPLEAGEIIISRANAKVQFPASFQLIAAMNPSPTGHYQGTHNRTSPQQVMRYLNRLSGPFLDRFDLSIEVPLLPKGALQSSDNRGETTEQVRKRVFLARELQMARAGKINAKLTTKEIERDCRLAEKDALFLENALTKLGLSVRAYHRILKVSRTIADLANEPNIQQIHLAEALGYRAMDRLLQRLQGEN, encoded by the coding sequence ATGTCTTTAGCCATTGTTTATAGCCGTGCATCGATTGGTGTAGAAGCACCGTTGGTAACGATTGAAGTACATTTGAGTAACGGAAAACCGGGGCTAACGATTGTCGGCTTACCGGAAACCACGGTAAAAGAGGCGGGCGATCGGGTGCGTAGTGCATTAATGAATGCCAACTTTATGTATCCTCCGCAACGGATCACGATTAACCTCGCACCGGCGGATCTACCTAAAGAAGGTGGGCGTTTTGATCTACCGATTGCGATTGGGATCTTAGCCGCTTCAGGTCAGATGGATTCGGATCGCTTAAAACAGTTTGAGTTTTTAGGAGAATTGGCTTTAACCGGTACATTACGAGGCGTTCACGGCGTGATTCCGGCGGTAATTTCCGCCGAAAAAGCCAAACGACAGATGATTATTGCCCGCCCGAATGTGAATGAGGCGTCGTTAGTGTCGAATGCCGAAACCTATTTTGCCAGTTCCTTATTACAGGTGGTCAATTTTATGAATAAGCGGGATAGCCTGCCGATTGCTCAGCAGATTCCGCAAAAAACACAAGAAATTCAACCGCTTGTAAAACGTGATTTAACCGATATTATCGGGCAACAGCATGCTAAACGAGCGTTGATGATTGCGGCTGCCGGACAACATAATTTACTTTTCCTTGGCCCTCCCGGTACCGGTAAAACAATGCTCGCCAGCCGTTTAGCGGATCTGTTGCCGGCAATGAGTGATGATGAAGCGATTGAAACCGCTTCGGTCACCAGTTTGGTACAAAACGAATTGAATTTTCACAACTGGAAAGAGCGCCCGTTTCGAGCACCACATCACAGTGCATCTATGGTGGCGTTGGTGGGTGGCGGTTCTATTCCTAAACCGGGTGAAATCAGTTTGGCGCACAATGGTGTTCTTTTTTTAGACGAATTGCCTGAGTTTGAACGCAAAGTGCTGGACGCATTACGTCAGCCGTTGGAAGCCGGTGAGATTATTATTTCTAGAGCGAATGCTAAGGTACAATTCCCCGCCAGTTTTCAATTAATTGCAGCAATGAATCCCAGTCCAACAGGACATTATCAAGGCACGCACAATCGTACTTCTCCGCAACAAGTGATGCGTTATTTAAATCGTTTATCCGGCCCGTTTTTAGACCGTTTCGATCTCTCGATTGAAGTCCCTTTATTACCAAAAGGCGCATTACAAAGTAGTGATAACCGGGGGGAAACCACCGAGCAAGTACGCAAGCGGGTATTTTTGGCAAGAGAATTACAAATGGCGAGAGCCGGCAAAATTAATGCCAAATTAACCACCAAAGAAATCGAACGTGATTGTCGCCTTGCAGAAAAAGACGCGCTATTTCTAGAAAATGCACTGACAAAATTAGGACTTTCAGTGCGTGCTTATCATCGGATTTTAAAAGTTTCCCGCACAATTGCCGATTTAGCTAACGAACCGAATATTCAACAAATCCATCTTGCCGAAGCACTAGGCTATAGGGCAATGGATCGGCTTTTACAGAGGTTGCAAGGTGAAAATTAG
- the menH gene encoding 2-succinyl-6-hydroxy-2,4-cyclohexadiene-1-carboxylate synthase, producing MLHATWHSETGIPVVFLHGLLGSQQDWQAVLDRLQNFPKIRPLTIDLPLHGASEHIACHGFTHARELIHQTILHYIGNQPFYLVGYSLGGRLALDYALNANNPQLKHTILEGANIGLVTDTERQARWQNDHQWAERFRHEPMVEVLNDWYQQAVFANLDQNKRSNLIKKRQNNSSLAIATMLEATSLAKQPSYAQHLQQATTPPITFFIGEYDQKFRNMAEQNQLTYRVISQAGHNAHFEQPQVFVENLLAQLM from the coding sequence ATGCTCCACGCAACATGGCATAGTGAAACGGGTATTCCGGTGGTTTTTCTACACGGTTTACTCGGTTCACAACAAGATTGGCAAGCGGTGTTAGACCGCTTGCAAAATTTTCCAAAAATTCGACCGCTTACCATTGATCTCCCCTTACACGGCGCAAGCGAACATATCGCCTGCCACGGCTTTACTCACGCCAGAGAACTCATTCATCAAACTATTTTGCATTATATCGGTAATCAGCCTTTTTATTTGGTCGGCTATTCGTTAGGTGGGCGTTTAGCGTTGGACTATGCACTTAATGCCAATAATCCTCAGCTAAAACATACGATTCTTGAAGGGGCGAATATCGGCTTAGTGACTGATACGGAACGCCAAGCACGTTGGCAAAACGATCATCAATGGGCAGAACGTTTCCGCCACGAGCCGATGGTGGAAGTATTAAATGATTGGTACCAACAAGCCGTTTTTGCCAATTTAGACCAAAACAAGCGGTCAAATTTAATCAAAAAAAGACAAAACAACAGCAGCTTAGCCATCGCCACGATGCTTGAAGCAACTAGCTTGGCAAAACAGCCTTCTTACGCCCAACACTTACAACAAGCCACCACGCCACCAATCACATTTTTTATCGGCGAGTACGATCAAAAATTTCGAAATATGGCAGAGCAAAACCAACTCACTTACCGAGTGATTTCACAGGCGGGACATAACGCTCATTTCGAACAACCGCAAGTATTTGTGGAAAACCTCTTAGCTCAATTAATGTAA
- the menD gene encoding 2-succinyl-5-enolpyruvyl-6-hydroxy-3-cyclohexene-1-carboxylic-acid synthase, whose product MTVSTFNRSWAKVIVNALLRYGVKHFCIAPGSRSTPLTLEALQLQQDQQAQCHSHFDERGLGFFALGIAKATNDPVAIIVTSGTAVANLYPAVIEASLTHHKLIVLSADRPPELIGCGANQAIPQQGIFANYPVASVNLPKPAEHYNASWLVATIEQACVTQSQQGGVVHINAPFAEPLYEADENAISTHPWLKPIQSWLINSQTKWINSQTIQSEVSMHENWDYWRTKRGVIVVGKLPVEQGIGIKAWAETLGWCLLTDVQSCVDASLPYADIWLSNNTVHQRLLQADIVIQFGSQIVSKRVNKFLEEFKGEFWQVDEYSNYLNPFAHHQTRFVAKAHHFLRVHPPLRQKPWLLEPLALSQFCAGFIEQQVGGSLNEASLAHHIEEVLATNGNLFIGNSLFVRLVDALCKLPEGYPVYTNRGASGIDGLIATMAGVAKGSGQPTVGVLGDISALHDLNSIALLNKINHPCILFVINNSGGAIFDMLPVEARAKEQFYRLSHNYEFASIATMFGIEYIRPFTWADLKAKLKLAYGRKGVTIVEIKVNDQDGSNLYKSLIKQISQAEIA is encoded by the coding sequence ATGACAGTCAGCACCTTTAACCGCTCTTGGGCAAAAGTAATTGTGAATGCCTTATTACGTTATGGCGTGAAACACTTCTGTATCGCACCGGGTTCACGTTCAACACCTTTAACACTCGAAGCGCTTCAGTTGCAACAAGACCAACAAGCGCAATGCCATAGCCATTTTGATGAGCGTGGATTAGGCTTTTTTGCTTTAGGTATTGCCAAAGCGACCAATGATCCGGTAGCGATTATTGTGACTTCAGGTACTGCTGTCGCAAATCTTTATCCGGCAGTTATCGAAGCCAGTCTTACTCATCATAAATTGATCGTACTGTCTGCTGATCGCCCACCGGAATTAATCGGCTGCGGTGCAAATCAAGCGATTCCACAACAAGGGATTTTTGCTAATTATCCGGTTGCGAGCGTTAATTTACCGAAACCGGCGGAGCACTATAACGCAAGCTGGTTAGTCGCAACTATCGAGCAAGCCTGTGTCACGCAAAGCCAACAAGGTGGTGTGGTACATATCAATGCGCCGTTTGCCGAGCCGTTATATGAAGCGGACGAAAATGCAATTAGCACACACCCGTGGTTAAAACCGATTCAAAGTTGGTTAATCAATTCACAAACGAAATGGATTAACAGCCAAACGATTCAAAGCGAAGTGTCAATGCACGAGAATTGGGATTACTGGCGTACCAAACGTGGTGTAATTGTGGTCGGTAAATTACCGGTTGAGCAAGGCATCGGCATTAAAGCTTGGGCAGAAACGCTCGGCTGGTGCTTACTTACCGATGTACAATCTTGCGTAGATGCAAGCTTACCGTATGCAGATATTTGGTTGTCGAACAATACGGTTCACCAGCGCTTGTTACAAGCGGATATCGTGATTCAATTCGGTAGCCAAATCGTGAGTAAAAGAGTGAATAAATTCCTTGAAGAATTTAAAGGCGAGTTTTGGCAAGTGGATGAATACAGCAATTACCTCAATCCGTTTGCGCATCATCAAACCCGCTTTGTAGCAAAAGCGCACCACTTTTTACGCGTACATCCGCCGCTTCGCCAAAAACCGTGGTTATTAGAACCGCTGGCACTTTCACAATTCTGTGCCGGTTTTATTGAGCAACAAGTCGGTGGCAGCCTAAACGAAGCTTCATTAGCACATCATATCGAAGAAGTATTGGCAACTAACGGTAATTTATTTATCGGTAACAGTCTCTTCGTGCGCTTAGTCGATGCGCTATGCAAATTACCGGAAGGTTATCCGGTTTATACCAACCGTGGCGCAAGCGGTATTGACGGTTTAATCGCAACCATGGCGGGTGTAGCAAAAGGTAGCGGTCAGCCGACTGTCGGTGTGCTTGGAGATATTTCCGCATTACACGATTTGAACTCTATCGCCTTACTTAACAAAATTAATCACCCTTGCATTTTGTTTGTGATTAACAATAGCGGCGGTGCGATTTTCGATATGTTACCGGTAGAAGCAAGAGCGAAAGAACAATTCTACCGCTTATCACACAACTATGAATTTGCATCAATTGCAACCATGTTTGGCATTGAGTATATCCGCCCGTTCACTTGGGCAGATCTGAAAGCCAAATTGAAACTCGCTTACGGACGTAAAGGCGTGACTATCGTTGAAATTAAAGTGAATGATCAAGACGGTAGCAACCTTTATAAGTCATTAATCAAACAAATCTCACAAGCGGAAATTGCCTAA
- a CDS encoding SGNH/GDSL hydrolase family protein — MLSDEDIVRRYLAKNTEFKRIADISLLGHSLFDMWSDWQHELTLNGLSVANLGISGVSTRQYLDVIAKPQRITSLGQKVFLFLGVNDIVKEPDYSPTQVMYWLLQIIQQIQPLAMPNTRYFLLEATPVRHIHTVTNRQIQQLNAYLSEHCPANLTFIKTFDAFADSEGNLNAAFTTDGLHFNLQGYAILRRLLEAYV, encoded by the coding sequence ATGTTGTCAGATGAGGATATTGTTCGGCGTTATCTCGCAAAAAATACGGAGTTTAAACGTATTGCGGACATCAGTTTGCTTGGTCATTCTTTATTTGATATGTGGAGTGATTGGCAACATGAACTGACGCTTAATGGTTTGTCGGTGGCAAATTTAGGCATTTCCGGTGTGAGTACCCGCCAATACTTGGATGTGATTGCGAAACCGCAACGCATTACTTCATTAGGGCAAAAGGTTTTTCTCTTCTTAGGCGTGAATGATATTGTGAAAGAGCCTGACTATTCTCCTACCCAAGTCATGTATTGGTTATTGCAAATTATTCAGCAAATTCAACCGCTTGCAATGCCAAATACCCGTTATTTCTTGCTGGAAGCCACGCCTGTTCGTCATATTCATACGGTCACGAACCGCCAAATTCAGCAGCTTAATGCCTATCTCAGCGAACATTGTCCGGCAAATCTTACTTTTATTAAAACCTTTGACGCATTTGCGGATTCAGAGGGAAACCTTAATGCGGCATTCACAACGGACGGTTTGCACTTCAATTTACAGGGCTATGCGATCTTACGCCGCTTATTAGAAGCTTATGTGTAA
- a CDS encoding N-acetylmannosamine-6-phosphate 2-epimerase gives MSKLSRTEILNTIRNGLIASCQPVDDGPMDRPGIVAAMAQASIIGGAVGLRIEGVDNLKATRPTVTAPIIAIVKRDLPDSPIRITPFLQDIEDLAAAGADIIAVDGTDRVRPVTIEAALKRIHELGCLAMADCSTLAEGLYCQQLGFDIVGSTMSGYTGGEVPNEPDYQLVKDLKAAGCFVMAEGRYNSPQLAKTAIEIGADCVTVGSALTRLEHIVGWFADAIKTVKA, from the coding sequence ATGTCAAAGTTATCTCGTACGGAAATATTAAATACGATTCGAAACGGTTTAATCGCCTCGTGTCAGCCGGTTGATGACGGCCCGATGGATAGGCCGGGCATTGTCGCCGCAATGGCGCAAGCTTCGATTATCGGGGGAGCGGTAGGGTTACGTATTGAAGGGGTAGATAATTTAAAGGCAACGCGTCCGACTGTGACAGCGCCGATCATTGCGATTGTAAAACGTGATTTACCGGATAGCCCGATACGCATTACGCCGTTTTTACAAGATATTGAAGATTTAGCGGCAGCCGGTGCAGATATTATTGCGGTGGACGGTACGGATCGGGTGCGACCGGTCACGATTGAAGCGGCGTTGAAACGGATTCACGAGCTAGGCTGTTTGGCAATGGCGGACTGTTCGACCTTGGCAGAAGGGCTATATTGCCAACAACTCGGTTTTGATATTGTCGGTAGCACAATGTCGGGTTATACCGGCGGGGAAGTACCGAATGAACCAGATTATCAGTTAGTTAAAGACTTAAAAGCGGCAGGTTGTTTTGTGATGGCGGAAGGGCGTTATAACTCCCCGCAACTGGCAAAAACCGCGATTGAAATCGGTGCAGATTGCGTCACGGTCGGTTCGGCGTTAACTCGTTTAGAACATATTGTCGGCTGGTTTGCCGATGCAATCAAAACGGTGAAAGCTTAG
- a CDS encoding N-acetylmannosamine kinase, producing the protein MRCLALDIGGTKIASALVENGVISQRRQISTPQQDAVEAMHHTLANILQQYQGQFDAVSVASTGIINNGVLTALNPKNLGGLAFFPLQESIARHTDKPIFLLNDVQAAACAEYQHQDKQAVENFVFITVSTGVGGGIIQNGKLLTQPNGVAGHIGHTLADPNGPICGCGRRGCVEAIASGRAIEAVSSQWAQPCTPKQVFEQFRAGKVQAVELVEKSAKAIANLVADLTIGLDTQKVVIGGSVGLAEGYLPLVRQYLVEMPHFYHCELEAAKYGGDAGLIGAAAWAEQHF; encoded by the coding sequence ATGCGTTGTTTAGCATTAGATATTGGCGGTACTAAGATTGCTTCAGCGTTAGTCGAAAACGGCGTGATTTCCCAACGCCGACAAATCAGTACGCCACAACAAGATGCGGTGGAAGCGATGCACCATACTTTGGCGAACATTTTGCAACAGTACCAAGGACAGTTTGATGCAGTTTCAGTAGCTTCGACCGGTATTATCAATAACGGCGTTTTAACCGCATTAAACCCGAAGAATTTAGGCGGGTTGGCTTTCTTTCCGTTGCAAGAAAGTATTGCACGTCATACTGACAAACCGATTTTCTTACTCAATGACGTGCAAGCGGCGGCTTGTGCCGAATATCAACATCAAGATAAACAAGCGGTCGAAAATTTCGTATTTATTACCGTTTCAACCGGGGTTGGCGGCGGCATTATCCAAAACGGCAAATTGCTAACCCAACCGAATGGCGTAGCAGGGCATATCGGGCATACTTTAGCGGATCCTAACGGGCCAATCTGTGGCTGTGGTCGCCGAGGGTGTGTGGAAGCGATTGCTTCCGGGCGAGCTATCGAAGCGGTTTCAAGCCAATGGGCGCAACCTTGTACACCGAAACAAGTGTTTGAGCAATTCCGAGCGGGCAAAGTACAAGCGGTCGAATTAGTCGAAAAATCTGCAAAAGCCATTGCCAATTTAGTGGCGGATTTAACCATCGGTTTAGATACGCAAAAGGTCGTGATCGGTGGCAGTGTCGGCTTGGCAGAAGGCTATTTACCGCTTGTACGACAATATTTAGTCGAAATGCCGCATTTCTATCATTGTGAATTGGAAGCAGCGAAATATGGCGGCGATGCCGGTTTAATCGGTGCGGCAGCATGGGCGGAACAACATTTTTAA
- the nanA gene encoding N-acetylneuraminate lyase: protein MKNLTGIFSALLVAFNEDGSINEKGLRQIIRHNIDEMKVDGLYVGGSTGENFMLSTAEKKEIFRIAKDEAKDQIALIAQVGSVNLQEAVELGKYATELGYDSLSAVTPFYYKFSFAEIKHYYDTIIAETGNNMIVYSIPFLTGVNIGVEQFGELYKNPKILGVKFTAGDFYLLERLKKAYPNHLIWAGFDEMMLPAVALGVDGAIGSTFNVNAPRARQIFELTKQGKLAEALAVQHVTNDLIEGILANGLYLTIKELLKLQGVEAGYCREPMTAKATDKQLEVAKALYAKFL, encoded by the coding sequence ATGAAAAATTTAACCGGTATTTTTAGTGCATTGCTCGTGGCATTCAACGAGGACGGCTCAATTAATGAAAAAGGCTTACGCCAGATCATTCGTCATAATATCGACGAAATGAAAGTGGACGGTTTATATGTCGGCGGTTCAACCGGCGAAAACTTTATGCTTTCCACCGCAGAGAAAAAAGAAATTTTCCGTATCGCAAAAGACGAAGCGAAAGATCAAATTGCGCTGATTGCTCAAGTAGGTAGCGTGAATTTACAAGAAGCGGTCGAATTAGGGAAATATGCAACCGAATTAGGCTATGACAGTTTATCGGCGGTGACACCGTTCTATTACAAATTCAGCTTTGCCGAAATTAAACATTATTACGACACCATTATTGCAGAAACCGGCAACAATATGATCGTCTATTCGATTCCATTCTTAACTGGTGTGAATATCGGTGTAGAGCAGTTCGGCGAATTGTATAAAAATCCGAAAATTTTAGGGGTGAAATTTACCGCGGGCGATTTTTATTTATTAGAACGCTTGAAAAAAGCCTATCCGAACCATTTAATTTGGGCGGGTTTTGATGAAATGATGTTACCGGCGGTAGCACTAGGTGTGGACGGCGCAATCGGTTCGACCTTCAACGTGAACGCCCCGCGCGCTCGTCAAATTTTTGAATTGACCAAACAAGGTAAATTGGCGGAAGCGTTAGCGGTACAACACGTTACCAATGATTTGATTGAAGGCATTTTAGCGAACGGTTTATATCTCACCATTAAAGAATTACTTAAATTACAAGGTGTAGAAGCCGGTTATTGCCGTGAGCCGATGACCGCCAAAGCAACCGATAAACAACTTGAAGTGGCAAAAGCGCTTTATGCAAAATTTTTATAA
- the nagB gene encoding glucosamine-6-phosphate deaminase, giving the protein MRLIPLQTSEQVSLWAARHIVERINQFQPTADRPFVLGLPTGGTPLQTYQELIRLYQAGEVSFQHVVTFNMDEYVGLPKEHPQSYHTFMHRNFFDHIDIQPQNINILNGNTEDHDEECRRYEEKIQSYGKIHLFMGGVGVDGHIAFNEPASSLRSRTRIKTLTEDTLIANSRFFDNDVTKVPKYALTIGVATLLDAEEVMLLITGHNKALALQACVEGAVNHMWTVSALQLHERGIVVCDEPATQELKVKTVKYFTQLEANAIQSVL; this is encoded by the coding sequence ATGCGTCTTATCCCATTACAAACCAGTGAGCAAGTAAGCCTTTGGGCTGCTCGTCATATTGTTGAACGAATCAATCAATTTCAACCGACGGCTGATCGTCCTTTTGTGTTAGGTTTACCGACCGGCGGTACGCCGCTACAAACCTATCAGGAATTGATTCGTTTATACCAAGCCGGCGAAGTGAGCTTTCAGCATGTGGTTACGTTTAATATGGACGAATATGTAGGCTTACCTAAGGAACACCCGCAGAGTTACCATACCTTTATGCACCGTAACTTCTTTGATCACATCGATATCCAGCCGCAAAATATCAATATTTTGAACGGCAATACCGAGGATCATGATGAGGAATGTCGCCGTTATGAAGAGAAAATTCAGTCGTACGGCAAAATTCACCTGTTTATGGGCGGCGTCGGTGTGGACGGTCATATCGCCTTTAACGAACCGGCTTCTTCTTTGCGTTCACGTACTCGGATTAAAACTCTTACTGAAGATACTTTGATTGCGAATTCCCGCTTTTTTGATAATGATGTCACTAAAGTACCGAAATATGCGTTAACCATCGGTGTGGCGACATTACTTGATGCGGAAGAAGTGATGTTACTGATTACCGGCCACAATAAAGCGTTGGCATTACAGGCTTGTGTTGAAGGTGCGGTAAATCATATGTGGACGGTCAGTGCTTTGCAACTGCATGAACGAGGGATTGTGGTGTGTGACGAACCGGCAACCCAAGAACTCAAAGTTAAAACCGTGAAATATTTCACCCAATTAGAAGCCAATGCAATTCAAAGCGTGTTGTAA